gcttctcttgttgcagagcacaggccctagggcgagccagcttcagtagttggagcACATGGGGCTTGTGCCCACCAGTGTGAgggatcttcccgggccagggattgaacctgtgttcctgcactggcaggcagattcttaaccactggaccccaggacAGTCTGCGAGGCCAATTTCTTGCAGGTGAGCTGACCACCACATGCAGATGATGAAGACTGGGGGACAGACCTCACGGTGTTTGCAACTGCGTTGAATAACTCTGGGTCCGCTGGACAGGGCCGATGGACGCCCAGGTGGCTCGTCACCTGGTATTTCTGGAAGGGAGTCGCATTGATTCAGTACCTGGAGGATCTGCCCTCAGCAGTGGCAGCACAGGAAGGGCAAGTCCCTCACCCTCTTCCCTGGACCATCGAGCCCCTGATGCTTTGGTCCTTCGGGCTCAGACTGAATCACACCATCTGCTTTCCCGGGGCTCCAGCTCGCAGTCGGCAgatcatgggacttctcagccccCACAGTCACATGAGCCAGTCCCTATAAATCTCCTCCTGTGGATCTATATATATCCCGCTGGCTgcctttctctggagaaccctgactagcAGTAATGAGAGGCTCACTCTCACTCTCAGAACCAGCCTGCCACTCTCTTTTATCCTCCAGGAGCTGAGCCGCCGTGCCCCAGGCCCTCGGATGTGGCTGGCGGGACAGCCTCCCCGGGCCTTCTCCATCTCCTCGGGGACAGCAGACCCCAGCTCTCAGGCACGAGGGGTCTGTGGCTCCTCTCCCCGGCACCTGCCTTCCCGCCATGGCAAGTGCCCACTTGCCTTGCTGGTGGACCTCCTGGCCTTGGTTTAAGCGGCAAGCAAGACCCCTCTGCCCACTGGGTTCCCTGCCCCTGCACCGCGAGGGTGGGAAGGAACTCAGGTGGGTGCGGGTGCCTGCGGCAGAGGGCTCAAGCCCAGAGCGAGTGgcagccccaggcccagccttGGAGGACACCCTTCCCACCCTTGCTCCTAGGCTCCCTTCATCTGCGGGTGGTGGGCAGGGGCGTGCATTTCAGGCATTAGGCAAAGTGTTTTCTAAACTCTTCACAGGAGAAAGACAAAAAGGAGACACGCTGCTACCTCTCAATGcccagatcaccagtccaggtgtcctccttctccttccaaaAATACTGTGAAGTCCactgaatatataattttataataagatgtttattttttaaggaaatgcaTTTTCTGGCAAAACTCTAGAAACTGTGCTTATGCAAATGGATGATATGGGAGGGGGTGTCGAGGAGGGCAGTGAGCCACCTGTCCGGCCAGAGGGCAGACCAACAGCTAAGTACACTGAAGCTTTTAACAGCACACAAAACAAGCCCAGGATCCAAGTGGCCCCCTTAAGGGCTTGGCCTGAATGTGTGTCACTGGGGAACAACTGAGGGTCCAGAGAtccccctccccctgggcctgagGGAGGGTGACAATGGGGCCAGGCCTCCTGGAGGGTCCAGAGAGTGAGCCCCCAACGACCAAGGACTAAGTCCTCTCCAGGGCAGGTGGGAGCACCCCGACCTGTGCCAGCAGAGGTCCTGTATGCAGCCCACACACCCGGGGGAGAGCACGCAGGACACAGGCCTGGGGGCAGCTCTCAGACACACTCCTCCAGCCTTCCCGGTCTGGATTTTGGTCAAGCAAAGGTCTCAGAGTGGGAGAGCAGGAGAAGACAGCCTGAAACACCTTCTTTTCTCCGTCCAGGCCACGGGAGCCACCTGGAGGCACCCCCTAGACACAGGCAGGAGAGAAAGCCCAgcctgggtgggggctgggcaggcaggGAAGCGCTGACCCTGGGTTGGGCCGGGGCACACTCCGGGGGCCTGGCCAGGTGCTGGAGCACAGGCCGCCCGAGTGCGTATGGGCAGGTCCCTGCCTGGTCACTGCCCCCCACTCCCTGCGCACAGACAGGGCCGGGGAGAGGGCGTGTGGGCGCAGCACCACTCCTAGAGGAAGGGCCGGTCTCTCTTCAGGTGCTTGGCTGGGACTGCTGGGTCTGCCGCTCAGGCTGGGCAGGTGGGCGGGTGGCAGGTCTGCGGTCTGAGAATGGGCTGTGGACCAGTCCCCTGCAGCGCGCTGTCCACTGCCTGTCAGAAGTGGCAGCAGACACCAGGTCACTGGGGTACCAAGGGACGCCAGGCCGGCCCCCTACAAGCCCTGGGGGAGTGAGTGGCAGGCTGGGCGATAGCAGGCCACCAGACCTGTGTGTCTCCTGAAGCGGACACGGTGGCCCCCCgcctcctccctgtcctcccccaGCGCTCTCCACCCCAGCAACTGGGGGGCCTGCCCAGCACGCACGCCCTCCTGCCACTTGGGGCCTTGCTGCCgcctcccccactcccacccctgacCCCCGCTCTGTGTGTCTAGAGGACTGAACACATCTTattgttcagatgctaagtcacatcctactctgcgaccccatgggctgcagcactccaggctcctctgtccttcgctgtctcctggagtttgctcagactcctgtctgTTGACTGTGTCTGCCAGCCACCACACCAGAGAGCCTACTAGCATCACTTCTCCCACAAGCAGGCTCACCCCTGAGACCAGGGGTCCGTCTGGAAGCCGGCGCCAACCATAGCTTTGTGGGGAGACCAAACACTGTGAGCCCTGGGTGTTTCACCACAACTACCTCCGACGGGACAGGAGCCAGTCCAAGTCCTGTCTCTACCCTGTGACGGGGacccaggaggcaggggctgggcccTCCCAGCACCCCCACCATGCCCTGTGTGCCCACAAGACCACCCAGGCCTCGCCCCACAAATGGAGCCAGGGAGCCCGGGGTGCCTGAGAGCACATCTAGAGATACGCATAAGAGACTGAGGGGCAAGGCATCAGGCCCAGCGCAGTGACTCCTGGCCACAGGGTGGGTGTCTGGGAAGGGGGCCGAGGACACGGGTGACCGCGACGGTGGGAGCGGGGCGTCACCTAAAGCTTAGAGGAGGGTGAGAAATCTGCCAGCGACTGGACGTCATTAGGGAATGTTAGCCAGGCGCCCCCGTCAACCACCAGCAGGGCCCCCGTCACGAAGGACGCCAGCGGGCTGGCCAGGAAGAGGGCGCTGTGGGCGATTTCTGTCTTGTTCCCCAGCCTCTGCAGGGGGCTGGCCAGGACCTTCGCCCTCAGGCTGGCCTGCGGGGCAcctgggagggagaaagaggttCAGGCAAGTCCCAGGACCTGGGGGCCACCACCTTCCTCTGCCAGCCTCCCCTGAGCCGCATCCGGTAATGGTGGGGACTCCGGCAGCGTTGTCCTGGGCCGGGCCCAGTAACCCCACTGTGGAGCCAGCACAAGGCCTGTCCCTGCTTGCGGCCAAGGCTCTGGAGGCTTCAACGGGGCTCCTTGTGTGCGGCTCACGAGGCCAGCAGCCCCTGGGCTCTAGCTCTAGGGGCAGCTGCCTAAGTCCGGCCCCTAGCCCCGTGCAGGGCTGCACGAACTGTTCCCAGGCTGGGGATGGACTCTGCCCACCCGGGGAGCCACGAGCGCTTGTCTCTGATCCTGGGCCTGTCCCAGCCAGGCAGGAGGAGCGCCCCTAGAGGTACTGTAGGGCCTGTGCCTGGGGCAGCACCTGCTGGGGGAGCCTTACCCAGACGCCGCAAGCCCTCTGTTCCACTGATGGGGCCGGGGGCAAGGCTGTTGACGCGGATGTTCTGGGGGCCCCACTCCACGGCCAGGTGCCGCGTCATCGCATCTGCATGCGAGGCAGGCTGTGTGAGGGAGAAGCAGGGCTGCCCGGCCTTCGGGGTGTCCCGGACGCGGTGGGGGCGCAGCTTCACTGGGACACTGCTGGCCTCCAGGGACTGGGAGGAACCCAGGCGGGCAGACCGGGGGGGTGCCCATACCCACGGCCGCCTTGGCAGAGCCTGCGTGCACTTGGAGCACCTGCCCCCGGGTGCCCAGGGTTGCAGTGATGTTCACGATCACCCCTCCATGGTCCTGTAACACATGAGGGGGGCAGTGAGCATGCGGCCAGGACCGGGAGGCCCCGGCCTCGGGACACTCACCCGGAAGAACTTCTCGTAGAGCACGCGAGACACGTTGAAGGTGCCCAAGGTGTCGATGTCCATCACAGTCTTGAAGGCGTTGGAGGACAAGGCGCTGGCCGGGCACAGGAAGTTCCCGGCTGCACCTGCGGGCAGAAGGAAACGGCGGTCAAAGCAACTGCATCCTCAGGGTGGTCCAGGCCGGCCAGGGAGGGAACCTCAGCTTTTGGACAAACTCTTGAATGAGGGGCAGAGCAGGTGTCATGGGTTGGATCGCATGCTTCAAAAAGATACACTCTTCAGTGTATCCCAACACCTGATGCCTGTCATGGCTTGAgtgtccagtcgtgtccaactctttgtaatcccaccaggcttctctgtccatgcgattccccaggcaagaacactggagcaggttgccatttccttctccaggagatcttcccaacccagagattgaacccacatctcctgtgtctcctgcgttggtaagcaggttctttagccactgcaccaactgggaagcccagtgcaGGTAAACTTAACTTTATGTGGAAACAtggtctttgcagatgtcatcAAGGTGAGATGATACTGAACAGGGTGGCTTAAACCCAACGACTGCTGTCCTTAAAAGGGACACAGCCATGCACAGAGGGACAGAGCAGAGGCTGGAGGAATGCAGCCAGGAGCCAAGGGATGCCAGGCAGCAGCCCCAGGAGCCACAAGCCGGGCCCCGGACAGACTCTCCGGAGCCTCCTGTGGGAGCGCGGCCTGCTACACCTTGCTCTCACATCTCTGGCCTCGAGACTGTGAGAGAATGCGTTCTTGCTGTTTGAAGCTGCCCAGCTGATGACTTTGTCAGTGGCAGGAAAATaatacactaatttttttttaattaatttttactagAGTATTTTGTCACACTggaagtttttaaaggaaatttcagCAAAAATGAGCCTGAATGTAAAGTAGAGACTATAGTTAacaattgtaacaaatgcaagGTATTCATAGTAGAcactatgtctgtgtgtgtggcaggagTGTGGTATGAGTAGTTATTTATACTATCTGCTCAATTAGTTTGTGAATCTAAAACTGTACTAAAacaggagctttcctggtggtccagtgattaaggatCCACCTTGcaactcttgagaaacctgtatgcaggtcaggaagcaacagttagaactggacatggaacaacagaatggttccaaataggaaaaggagtacgtcaaggctgtatattgtcaccctgcttatttaacttctatgcagagtacatcatgagaaacgctgggctggaagaagcacaagctggaatcaagattgccgggagaaatatcaacaacctcagatatgcagatgacaccacccttacggcagaaagtgaagaggaactcaaaagcctcttgatgaaagtgaaagaggagagtgaaaaagttggcttaaagctcaacattcagaaaacgaagatcatggcatctggtcccatcacttcatgggaaatagatggggaaacagtgggaacagtgtcagactttattttttggggctccaaaatcactgcagatggtgactgcagccatgaaattaaaagacgcttactccttggaagaaaagttatgacgaacctagataccatattgaaaagcagagacattactttgccaacaaagatccatctagtcaaggctatggtttttccagtagtcatgtatggatgtaagagttggactgtgaagaaagctgagcgctgaagaattgatgcttttgaactgtggtgctggagaagactcttgagagtcccttggactgcaaggagattcaaccagtccattctaaaggagatcagccctgggtgttctttggaaggaatgatgctaaagctgaaactccagtactttggctacctcctgcgaaaagctgactcattggaaaagactctgatgctgggagggattaggggcaggaggagaaggggacgacagaggatgagatggctggatggcatcactgactcaatggacgtgagtctgggtgaactccgggagttggtgatggacagggaggcctggcgtgctgtggctcatggggtcgcaaagagtcagacacgactgagcgactgaactgaactgaactgaacttgcaacacagggggcgcaggttcaacccctagtcccacatgcctcggggcaactaagccttcaAGCTGCGACTACTGAGCTTGCGCGCCACCATCCagacctgacacagtcaaataaataaataagtattgaaaaataaaactatactaAAACAATAATGTGTCTTCCCTTTTCCTTAACGGAGAGCTTCAGGACATGAGAGTGACCCTTCTCTGTGATTCAGCCTAGTTCTTGGGGCATCCTCCTGAGCCACGGCTGCATGGACCTGGGAGGAGCACAGCTGGACTCAGACAGTGGCCTGGAGCCAGGACAGTTCCAGGGCTTCCAAACAGGAAGGTCTGGTACTGCAGACCCATCAGAAGCCCCCAGTCATGCTCAACAGGGACTCACAGTTGATGAGAATGTCGATCTTCCCGAACTCCTTCAGGGCCTGCTCTACAGCTGCCGCGATGGCCAGGGGAGCTCGGACGtccagagacagagggaggcacCTCTGGCCGGTGGCAGCGGCCAGCTTTCTGGCAGCCTAGAAGCCAGACAGGAAGAGAGGTGGGCAGCAGCCTGCTGGCCTCGCCTGGAGGCACAGCCCTTCAGGATCCAATGAGGATGATGAGCCAGGTTCTGCCAGGGACCCAGATTCTGTAGCTGAAACCCACCCTGGGGAGGCACAGCTGCCAAGCGGCCCTCTCCAGGGCCACAACCCCTGGTACAGGCTAAGACATCCTGTACCCTCTCCCCTCTCATCACCCTCCAGGCCACTGGTCACAGGTCAACAGCAGCTCCAGCTGATGTCCAGTCCCTGTGCTGAGACCAGCTGTGGCAGGGGAGATATGTTCTCCCCTCAAGAAACTGCTGAGCCCAGAGATCTCTGCTGGGGCCACAGTACTACCCAACAGAAGGGTCGTTTCACAGGACCCGATAATTAGATTCTGTAAAAATACGAGAGTATCCCTGGGGACCACTTCCGTTGAAGCTCCATATTTGGGAGACAGGTTGGTTTTGGTGTGATCACCCTAGGCCAGGACCTTCCAGGCCTAGGCTCCTGGCCCCCAAAGTCACCCATGGACAGCtaggcacaggacagccccctcACCATCGA
This portion of the Bos indicus x Bos taurus breed Angus x Brahman F1 hybrid chromosome 25, Bos_hybrid_MaternalHap_v2.0, whole genome shotgun sequence genome encodes:
- the LOC113883266 gene encoding peroxisomal 2,4-dienoyl-CoA reductase isoform X2; this translates as MKMLQAPERILAEHYHDLQRKPFYPALISYMSSGPVVAMVWEGPNVVCTSRAMIGHTNSAKAAPGTIRGDFSTHVSRSLLLLPPRPAPSAMAQPPADVSEDDCLPEYRHLFHPDLLQDKVAFITGGGSGIGFRIAEIFMRHGCHTVIASRSLPRVSMAARKLAAATGQRCLPLSLDVRAPLAIAAAVEQALKEFGKIDILINCAAGNFLCPASALSSNAFKTVMDIDTLGTFNVSRVLYEKFFRDHGGVIVNITATLGTRGQVLQVHAGSAKAAVDAMTRHLAVEWGPQNIRVNSLAPGPISGTEGLRRLGAPQASLRAKVLASPLQRLGNKTEIAHSALFLASPLASFVTGALLVVDGGAWLTFPNDVQSLADFSPSSKL
- the LOC113883266 gene encoding peroxisomal 2,4-dienoyl-CoA reductase isoform X1, which codes for MRGLSGLAALRGLLCGARALGPSLLARSCSGGPSWTRERTLVAVKPDGVQRRLVGDVIRRFERRGFKLVGMKMLQAPERILAEHYHDLQRKPFYPALISYMSSGPVVAMVWEGPNVVCTSRAMIGHTNSAKAAPGTIRGDFSTHVSRSLLLLPPRPAPSAMAQPPADVSEDDCLPEYRHLFHPDLLQDKVAFITGGGSGIGFRIAEIFMRHGCHTVIASRSLPRVSMAARKLAAATGQRCLPLSLDVRAPLAIAAAVEQALKEFGKIDILINCAAGNFLCPASALSSNAFKTVMDIDTLGTFNVSRVLYEKFFRDHGGVIVNITATLGTRGQVLQVHAGSAKAAVDAMTRHLAVEWGPQNIRVNSLAPGPISGTEGLRRLGAPQASLRAKVLASPLQRLGNKTEIAHSALFLASPLASFVTGALLVVDGGAWLTFPNDVQSLADFSPSSKL